The genomic segment CCGGCTAATGCAGATGCTCGGCGGAGATCTGCGCCTCGAAAGCAAACTTGGAAAAGGTACTACGGTCAGACTGCGTTTTCCAAATGAATAATACCGGTAACGTCTTGGCGCAAACCCGGGTATTAACAAAACGCAGCCGTATTAATGCGGAGATGGCCGCGTTTTTTATTTGATTAAATATTAACTTTTATCTTTTCACGCATCCAGCTGTTAAAATCTTCGTCCGAAGGGATGTTAAACTTCTTACGCAATCTGTTTTTCCGTACCTGCACTGCACGTATGGTCACAAAAGTATATTCGGCAATGTTTTTGGTCGAGAAATTGAGGTAGGCCATGGCGCAGAACTCCAGTTCTGTACTTCTGATCTTTGGATCCATATCCTTCAGGGCCTCTATAAACTCAGGATATAACTCACTGAACAAGATCAAGAACTCAGGGTTATTACTCTTAGCGAGCGCCAGCAAATTATTGAACTTATTTTCTTCTACTTGTTCAGAAAGTTCCTTATTGTTTATCGATAGCATCTTATTCACATTCTCCCGTTCAGATAATGCATCTTCATGTTTTCCCTGGAGCCGACGTTTGCGATTCGCATTCCAGATAAAATAAATGCCCGTCAACAGTAGTCCGCCACCAACAAAACTCAGTATCAAAGTATATCGTCCTGCGTTACTTTCATCTTCTCTCTCCCTGGATTTAAGAATGTGACTAAGTACCAGATTTGTAATCTGCTGTTTTTTATGTCGAGTGAATCAGACAGGTGGTTGTACTTGCAATACAATACACACCTACATTCATACCCATCGAATCCTGAGGGCAACTAGCAAAATATTGTTTCAATTATCACGATACTCTTCCCGAAACGGTTCCATAATTTGACTATCCGCGGGGAGGATCATATGTCCCTTATTGTGTAATTTTCTTCTTATGTTTCACCATTCACGCTGACAAAGGAGTTGTCCGTCATGATTTATTATCTCCGATACAAAGATTGTCAATCGCTTCAAAAACCAAAAAAAAATGGCTTTCACATCCGTATCACACTTTTTGGCATCCTATCCCTTTCCCCTTTACGCAATTGTTAAGGTCATCATCGGAGAGCATAGCCTATTTTTTGCATAGCCTATTTTTCGTTTTTCTACGCCCAGACAGTTATACTAGAGCATCTGGCCACACTTTGTCAACCCCTGAACACTGATATCACGTATTGGGATAACCTCAGAAAATGTGCGACATTGTTAATTGCATCTCGCTGGAAAGCTGTCCAAGAGATACTCCATTATATACTCTTGAGAGTCAATTTAATGCTCCTCAGATTGCCGATGCATACGGGGAATATGCCCGGTTTTCTTTTTGACAAAGTTTCTGAAATTCGACTCGTCCTTAAACCCCATTTCATAAGCAATCTGTGCAATGGACAGATTACTATGTCGGATCAGACGTACAGCCTCTTTACCCACAATGTCCGATATGATGGTTTTTGCAGATTTTCCTGTATACGCCGTACACAAATCACTCAGTCTGCGCGGTGTAACATGCAATTTATCCGCATAAAACTGTACGTTA from the Sphingobacterium thalpophilum genome contains:
- a CDS encoding helix-turn-helix transcriptional regulator, with product MILSFVGGGLLLTGIYFIWNANRKRRLQGKHEDALSERENVNKMLSINNKELSEQVEENKFNNLLALAKSNNPEFLILFSELYPEFIEALKDMDPKIRSTELEFCAMAYLNFSTKNIAEYTFVTIRAVQVRKNRLRKKFNIPSDEDFNSWMREKIKVNI